A DNA window from Microcystis aeruginosa NIES-843 contains the following coding sequences:
- a CDS encoding transposase — MNNFSDKPHRRSLRLSHYDYSQSAAYFVTICIKNSENLLGDIQDNVMNLNQFGQVVKDIWHSLDTRYKEVILDEFVIMPNHIHGIIFIDNPLEIIHELSLPEERRKMLLPKVVGYFKMNSAKLINQLQSTQGQSVWQKNYYEHIIRDEVSLTKIREYIVNNPLKWHQDIENQQVKPSQEEVQFWQSFGRKDL, encoded by the coding sequence ATGAATAACTTTTCTGATAAACCCCATCGTCGTTCCTTAAGATTATCTCACTATGATTATTCTCAATCGGCTGCATATTTTGTGACAATCTGTATTAAAAATAGTGAAAATTTATTAGGGGACATACAAGATAACGTCATGAATCTTAATCAATTTGGTCAAGTTGTTAAGGATATTTGGCATAGTTTAGATACTCGTTATAAAGAAGTTATTTTAGATGAATTTGTGATTATGCCTAATCATATTCACGGAATAATATTTATTGATAACCCATTAGAGATAATTCATGAATTATCTCTACCAGAGGAAAGGCGAAAAATGTTGTTACCTAAAGTGGTTGGTTATTTTAAAATGAATAGTGCTAAACTGATTAATCAATTGCAGAGTACTCAAGGTCAATCGGTTTGGCAAAAGAATTATTATGAACATATTATCCGTGATGAGGTTTCCTTAACGAAAATTAGAGAATATATTGTTAATAATCCTTTAAAATGGCATCAAGATATCGAAAATCAGCAAGTCAAACCTAGTCAGGAGGAAGTTCAGTTTTGGCAAAGCTTCGGTAGAAAGGATTTATAA